Proteins from a genomic interval of Ramlibacter algicola:
- a CDS encoding branched-chain amino acid ABC transporter substrate-binding protein produces MFALRHVTVAAVLAVAGAGYAFAQAAPAKPAPAAKPAAPAAKAATAAAPAAASTPAKGGPLSGQTVRIAFMDPLSGPFANVGQNQLKSWQFAAEQLGNRAPSGVKFEVVGFDNKGSPQESLNTLKAATDQGFRYVVQGNGSGAGLAILDAVSKYNERNPGKELIYLNYAAVDPAMTNEKCDYWHFRLDADTSMKMEALTTFMKDQPQVKKVYLLNQNYSHGHQVAKYFKDGMKRKRPDVQIAGEDLHPIGQVKDFSPYVAKIKQSGADAIVTGNWGQDLTLLVKAMNDAGLKIPMYTYYAGVTGTPTALAAGGDSEVYVVAYGHANHTGELGKMGADFHKKFNDDYYTYATYNGIGLLNAAMAKAGSTEPSKVAKALEGMQVKSFAGDVTMRASDHQLQQSMFITKWQKAKKGEYSVENTGYTFVPIKQFDPYVSSTPTSCQMKRPSGA; encoded by the coding sequence ATGTTTGCGTTGAGGCATGTCACCGTGGCCGCCGTGCTGGCCGTCGCCGGCGCTGGTTACGCGTTCGCCCAGGCCGCACCCGCCAAGCCGGCCCCCGCCGCCAAGCCGGCGGCGCCCGCGGCGAAGGCCGCCACCGCCGCCGCTCCTGCCGCCGCCTCGACACCCGCCAAGGGCGGCCCGCTCTCCGGCCAGACCGTGCGCATCGCCTTCATGGACCCGCTGTCGGGTCCCTTCGCCAACGTGGGCCAGAACCAGCTCAAGAGCTGGCAGTTCGCCGCCGAGCAGCTGGGCAACCGCGCGCCGTCCGGCGTGAAGTTCGAGGTCGTCGGCTTCGACAACAAGGGCTCGCCGCAGGAGAGCCTGAACACGCTCAAGGCCGCCACCGACCAGGGCTTCCGCTACGTGGTGCAGGGCAACGGCTCGGGCGCCGGCCTCGCGATCCTGGACGCCGTGTCCAAGTACAACGAGCGCAATCCCGGCAAGGAACTGATCTACCTGAACTACGCGGCCGTCGATCCCGCGATGACCAACGAGAAGTGCGACTACTGGCACTTCCGCCTGGACGCCGACACCTCCATGAAGATGGAGGCGCTGACCACCTTCATGAAGGACCAGCCCCAGGTCAAGAAGGTCTACCTGCTCAACCAGAACTACTCGCACGGCCACCAGGTCGCCAAGTACTTCAAGGACGGGATGAAGCGCAAGCGCCCGGACGTGCAGATCGCCGGCGAGGACCTGCACCCGATCGGCCAGGTCAAGGACTTCTCGCCCTACGTGGCGAAGATCAAGCAGTCGGGCGCCGACGCCATCGTCACCGGCAACTGGGGCCAGGACCTCACGCTGCTGGTCAAGGCGATGAACGACGCCGGCCTGAAGATCCCGATGTACACCTACTACGCCGGCGTCACCGGCACGCCCACCGCGCTGGCCGCGGGCGGCGACAGCGAGGTGTACGTGGTGGCCTACGGCCATGCCAACCACACGGGCGAGCTCGGCAAGATGGGCGCGGACTTCCACAAGAAGTTCAACGACGACTACTACACCTACGCCACCTACAACGGCATCGGCCTGCTGAACGCCGCGATGGCCAAGGCGGGTTCCACCGAACCGTCGAAGGTGGCCAAGGCGCTGGAAGGCATGCAGGTCAAGAGCTTCGCCGGCGACGTGACGATGCGCGCGTCCGACCACCAGCTGCAGCAGTCGATGTTCATCACCAAGTGGCAGAAGGCCAAGAAGGGTGAGTACAGCGTCGAGAACACCGGCTACACGTTCGTGCCGATCAAGCAGTTCGACCCGTACGTGTCCAGCACGCCGACCAGCTGCCAGATGAAGCGGCCGAGCGGCGCCTGA
- a CDS encoding branched-chain amino acid ABC transporter permease: MLSSGLTLIFSMMGVLNFAHASFYMLGAYFAFTVAQFAGYFPALILAPLLVGVLGALFERLCLRRVHKYGHVAELLITFGLSFIILEMVQLVWGTSSVDYRVPALLSGPLFTLYGTQFPMYRGFMMLVALLMLVVIWLLLTRTRIGLVIQAALTHPETVEALGHNVPRVFMLVFGGGCALAALAGVIGGNAFVTEPGMAGAVGSVIFVVVVVGGMGSLAGAFVASLLIGVIQTFAVGIDTSLVSTLSTIGMEVGPDTFGYALWKLKISQIAPILPYLFLVLILVFRPKGLLGTREG, translated from the coding sequence ATGCTGAGTTCCGGCCTCACGCTGATCTTCAGCATGATGGGCGTGCTCAACTTCGCGCACGCGAGCTTCTACATGCTGGGCGCGTACTTCGCGTTCACCGTTGCGCAGTTCGCGGGCTACTTCCCCGCGCTCATCCTGGCGCCGCTGCTCGTGGGCGTGCTCGGCGCGCTGTTCGAGCGGCTGTGCCTGCGGCGCGTGCACAAGTACGGCCACGTGGCCGAACTGCTGATCACGTTCGGCCTGTCCTTCATCATCCTGGAGATGGTGCAGCTGGTGTGGGGCACCAGCTCGGTGGACTACCGCGTGCCGGCGCTGCTGTCCGGCCCGCTGTTCACGCTGTACGGCACCCAGTTCCCGATGTACCGCGGCTTCATGATGCTGGTGGCGCTGCTGATGCTGGTGGTCATCTGGCTGCTGTTGACGCGCACCCGCATAGGGCTCGTCATCCAGGCCGCGCTCACGCACCCGGAGACGGTGGAGGCGCTGGGCCACAACGTGCCGCGCGTGTTCATGCTGGTCTTCGGCGGCGGCTGCGCGCTCGCGGCGCTGGCCGGGGTGATCGGCGGCAACGCGTTCGTCACCGAGCCGGGCATGGCGGGCGCGGTCGGCTCCGTCATCTTCGTCGTCGTCGTGGTCGGCGGCATGGGGTCGCTGGCCGGGGCGTTCGTCGCGTCGCTGCTGATCGGCGTCATCCAGACCTTCGCCGTCGGCATCGACACCTCGCTGGTCTCGACGCTGTCCACGATCGGCATGGAGGTCGGCCCGGACACCTTCGGCTACGCGCTGTGGAAGCTGAAGATCAGCCAGATCGCGCCGATCCTGCCGTACCTGTTCCTCGTGCTGATCCTGGTGTTCCGTCCCAAGGGCCTGCTGGGTACCCGCGAAGGTTGA
- a CDS encoding branched-chain amino acid ABC transporter permease, producing the protein MPVPGATAAPIPAHRGHGYYEFRPLNIGRWILWSLFAIILGVAPMVWTSSLAHTMLSQMGIAIIVCLSYNMLLGQGGMLSFGHAVYSGLGSFFAIHALNLVSKGQWPIPVSLLPIIGGLAGMFFAVLLGWVTTKKAATPFAMITLGVGELVFAMSLMFPEFFGGEGGVSGNRVAGPKPFGITFGPQIQLYYLIAIYTFVCTGLMFAFTRTPLGRMLNAVRDNPERVEFVGYDTQKVRYIAFIIAAFFAGISGGLAALNFEIVTSEVVSGYRSGAYLLFTFLGGATFFFGPIIGGVLMVLAFVLLSEVTKAWLLYLGLVFLFMVMYAPGGIASLIMMNLRVASFGRLRELWVSYLALAATAFLALLGAAGMIEMVYHIKLNPALGPELKFLGTTLNAHSVDSWFGCAFVLLTGIGLFELSRRAFKRQWGEIQSDIEKEIKRREALA; encoded by the coding sequence ATGCCCGTGCCCGGCGCCACCGCGGCGCCGATCCCCGCGCACCGCGGCCACGGCTACTACGAGTTCCGCCCGCTCAACATCGGCCGCTGGATCCTCTGGAGCCTGTTCGCCATCATCCTGGGCGTCGCGCCGATGGTGTGGACCAGCTCGCTGGCCCACACGATGCTCAGCCAGATGGGCATCGCGATCATCGTCTGCCTCTCGTACAACATGCTGCTGGGGCAGGGCGGCATGCTCAGCTTCGGCCATGCCGTGTATTCGGGCCTGGGCTCGTTCTTCGCGATCCACGCGCTGAACCTGGTGTCCAAGGGCCAGTGGCCGATCCCCGTCAGCCTGCTGCCCATCATCGGCGGGCTCGCCGGCATGTTCTTCGCCGTCCTCCTCGGCTGGGTGACGACGAAGAAGGCCGCGACGCCGTTCGCGATGATCACGCTGGGCGTCGGCGAACTGGTGTTCGCGATGTCGCTGATGTTCCCCGAGTTCTTCGGCGGCGAAGGCGGCGTCAGCGGCAACCGCGTCGCCGGCCCGAAGCCGTTCGGCATCACCTTCGGCCCGCAGATCCAGCTGTACTACCTGATCGCCATCTACACCTTCGTGTGCACGGGACTGATGTTCGCCTTCACGCGCACGCCGCTGGGCCGCATGCTCAACGCGGTGCGCGACAACCCCGAGCGGGTGGAGTTCGTCGGCTACGACACGCAGAAGGTGCGCTACATCGCCTTCATCATCGCGGCCTTCTTCGCCGGCATCTCCGGCGGCCTGGCGGCGCTCAACTTCGAGATCGTCACCTCGGAAGTCGTCAGCGGCTACCGCTCGGGCGCCTACCTGCTGTTCACGTTCCTCGGCGGCGCCACCTTCTTCTTCGGCCCGATCATCGGCGGCGTGCTGATGGTGCTGGCCTTCGTGCTGCTGTCGGAGGTCACCAAAGCCTGGTTGCTGTACCTGGGCCTGGTGTTCCTGTTCATGGTGATGTACGCGCCCGGCGGCATCGCCAGCCTGATCATGATGAACCTCCGCGTGGCGTCCTTCGGCCGCCTGCGCGAGCTGTGGGTCAGCTACCTGGCGCTCGCGGCCACCGCGTTCCTCGCGCTGCTGGGCGCGGCCGGCATGATCGAGATGGTCTACCACATCAAGCTGAACCCGGCGCTGGGTCCGGAACTGAAGTTCCTGGGCACGACGCTGAATGCGCACTCGGTGGACAGCTGGTTCGGCTGCGCCTTCGTGCTGCTCACCGGCATCGGCCTGTTCGAGCTTTCGCGCCGCGCGTTCAAGCGCCAGTGGGGCGAGATCCAGTCCGACATCGAGAAAGAGATCAAGCGCCGGGAGGCCCTGGCATGA